GTGGGCCTAACCAGAATTGACATACAGGTTTGGCTATGCTCTAAAGCCTATTTtcccagctggggaacagcctcGTGCCTCACTTGGAAGGTGATGACAAGGTCCAGCTTTTGTACTACGTAACTCCCTCCCACCTAGGGCGTTCCGTGGGTCTGCATGAGTTAAAATCAGTGTGGCATTTTCCCTTCATCGATTCATACAAGAATGACAACATTTGCCTGTGTGCCATCATAAAGGGAGTTCCATTCCCCCGCGGGACAGCACAACGGCAACTTCGAGGCGCTGGGGTGACAGCTGCAGGAGGATGCACTGAACGTAATCTGGGTTTGGTATTTACCTGCCTGTGTTTAACCTTCCACTTCCCCAGTGCCCATCTCGGCACCAGGGCCTCTAACAGGTATGGGAGTGAATAGCACAGAAGAGGGTGTGGGGCTACAGACCCCCAAGTCCCTGTGATTCCTCCCTGCCCCTAATCCCCCCATCCAATCCTTTGTTCTCCTATCCCACACACCCTATCCCCCATCTCTCCTCTAGCCAATTACTCCCCCAATCTGCACCTAATGCCCCCACTCCCCTATAATACAACCCCAGACTCCCATGCTCCACAGACCCAGTGCTTCCCCATCCACTCCCCAACCTGCCCCCGgacctcccctgcttcccatccatccccaccctacCCCTAGGGACCCCTGTTCCCCCATCCTGTCCCCAggtcccccatccatccccaccctgcccccagacctcccctgctcccccatcctgcccccagacctccccatctccccccatccatccccaccctacCCCTAGGTacccctgctcccccatcctgTCCCCAggtcccccatccatccccaccctgcctctagacctcccctgctcccccatcctgcccccagacctcccctactccccccatccatccccaccctacccctaaggaccccttctcccccaccttgCTCCCATGTCCACCCCCAGACCTCCTCGCACCCAGATCTCTCGCCCTGTCTCCTGGGCGCTGtcctcccagccagcccctcgCTCCGGCTGctgtcccgcccccccccgcttccctctCTGCTTTGTGGCTCTTCGCGACACTGCCGCTGCTGCCGTAAAGCGCGGTGGGCGCCCGCAGTCCGGAGGGGAGCGAGGTCATTGCCGGAGCCGCTGGCGGGGCCCGGCTTCACAGCAGCATGTGGCGCGTGTTCGCGCGGCGCCTCGCCCCGTGCGCGGCCCCGCGGCGAGTGCCCGGCGCGGCGGGAGCGAGTCCGGCCCGGGGGGCCCGCGCCCTGAGTGGAGGGAGCCTGGGGGCCGCGCAGCCCCCGCCGGGCCGGAGCGGCCCGGGGCCCCGGCCCGCGGGGCGGCTGCTGTTGCTGAGggagccctggccccgcctcgtCCCCCGGCGGTGGTGCAGCCTCCCGCCGCACCAGAAGGTGAGGGGCCCGGGGGcacgaggaaccggccctggtgCCCCATGAGCGGGGCCCGCCTGGCCGGGGCAcccggacacccccccccccccgggaccctgaCCCCCAGAGCCGGGGGCTGCGGGTGCCGCCCCAAGCCGGAGCGGCCCGAGCCGCAGGGTCACCCCCTTTCtcttccccagctccctgggaCTGTGCCCACCTCGACCCCACAGCCGCGGGGGAGGCCAGGATGGGGGAAAAGCCCCCGTGagatggaaacagccccagcccagcctcccctctCTCAGACTCGCTGGCCGGGCCCTTCTCCTGTTCCTAGGCCCCCGAACCCGCAGGCTGTGACCCCGGCCACCCTTAGATCCCACTGGCCGATAGCCCGGTCATCTGCTGCCGAGTTGGGATTTGCCCTTGTCTccgtgccccttccccacccgctCCAGTGTGCGCCAGTCGGTAGCTGCCCTTTAGAGCTCAAGCGGGCGAGCAGTTCCCCGGAGTCAGTCTGAGTCACGAAGCACCTTGGGACGAAGGGCTCTGAATAAACGTGAGACTATTATTGCATGAGCATTATGGCCGTTTTATTGTTGACACCTTGACTGTTTCTGGATTCAAGCGCATTGACTGGCCTCTCGCCTCTCTTGGTGGAAGGTGTTCTAGGGTCCCTTGCGCTATGGCTGGGTTGTTCTTTTGCAGGTGCCTTTGCCGGCTCTTTCCCCTACAATGCAGATGGGGACTATCGCTCGGTGGGAGAAGAAGGAAGGGGAGAAGATCAGCGAGGGAGATCTGATTGCAGAGGTACCGTGGAGAGGTCGCCCCTAACCAGGATGACCCCAGTTATGGGGTACCAAGGGCCAGTTCTTCTGGAGGGGCCTCCCCTTGGGCCTCTCGCTTTCTGGTGGGGTGGGAAGCTGCACCATAACCAGAGGACGAGGCAGGCTATAGTCTCTAAAATTGTCCCCGTACTAAGTGCATGCCCTGGATTTTGTTACAAGTCACCCCAAACGGGCATAAATGTTCTTTCCTCACCCTTAGCCATTATCTCTGATTCAGCATTGGAAGGTTGACTCCTGCCTCTGTTCAGCCCATAATGCCAGTTTCCAttacccacttgttaaattttcaaacaagcacctttgtactttctcctgtgctgcccctcaggcttgggagaagctccccataaacatccacaaaactaacTCATTTTCTGCCTTCAGATTTCTTCTTAAAAGCTGTGAGGGCTACATAAAATTTGACCACAGATAGGCTGCTGGTGGGCTGAGACCACAGCCTGTCATGCTGatatattgtctcattgtttccttgtactcctctgTCAGTCTGTCTATCCATCTGGTCCCTCTcatgcttagattgtaagttatctggggcagggaccctctttgtgttttgtgtgtgtacagcacctagcacagcggtGTCCTGATCAATGtctggggctcctaggtactgtgaaatacagataataaaaattaatattaatcTTCTGAAGCCACTTTATGGAAGTGATTAAAAACAGCCACAACCCCACTACCCCTCAGAGTTGCCTGCTGTTTCTTAGCTACTTGTGAGAGGGATTGAACCTCATTTGTTCTACAGTCTCTCTTCCCTTTCAGCCAAGTTGCTGCTGTCAGCTGAGATGATTCTCACCATGGCTTTATATGCCAGGGAGCTTCACCCACAAACATCAGACTAGAGGATTCTGAGCTGATGTGAagccttctgtgtgtgtgtgtgtgtgtgtgtgtgtgtgtgtgtgtccgtccgtccgtccgtgtgtgtgtgtccgtgtgtgtcCATAACAGGATCGTTCTCTTTTTGCAAAGGTGGAAACAGACAAAGCGACTGTGGGGTTTGAGAGTCTGGAAGAATGTTACTTGGCCAAGATCCTGGTGGCAGAAGGGACAAGGGATGTTCCTATTGGGTCTGTAATATGTATCACAGTTGAAAAGTAAGTAAATCGATCACATCTCAGTAGAGTGCTGTCTTGGGAACCTGGCGGTTTGGGTGCCCTGGATGAAGCATTAGGCACGTTATCTTCCATGTTGTCTTCATGGCTCCTTTCGCTCCTCTTCTAGGCCTGAGTTTATTGATGCCTTTAAGAATTTTACCTTGGATTCTGCAGCatctgctgctccagcagcctcAGTGCCTCCCCCTTCAGCGGCAGCTCCCCCACCACCAGCTCAGCCCtctgtgcaggctccaggcagctccTACCCTCCTCACATGCAGGTAGGGCATGTACATACCCTCAGTGAATTATTCTTCAGTGTCTGTCTTCTGTCTGTCTAACACTATTAACTCCTGGGCACTGTGATGTAGATACAAACCATGGGCCTTATTAGCTCTCGCTGCAGGAGTGTGGCAGTCGATCTATCCTACAGATTTAAAATGGGCTTCAGGGGTGGGACCCCAATCAGTTAAGCTTTGAAAACAGTTGTGCATGGTTAGTTCTAATGTGGTTAGATGCTGAGGTATCTCTGTGACTGCCTAGTACTACTACAGTATCctatgtttctttatcataagtaCTTGTATGGCCCCTTTGGTCTTGCAAAATTGTACACATCATTATTATTTCATGCATATCTAAAGTGCCTATCACTGTAGTACCTGACTGCTCTGAGGGCCAGGGTATGTCACTCCCAGCATAGCTCTTCCCATCCACCCCTTCGTTTTTCATAGCATTGTGTTAAGGAGTCAGATTCCAAATGGAGTTGGGGGAACCTCACCTGTTCTGGGAATTGGGAGTTTTATTTCtatttctgccactgacttgctgtgtgacctcagacaaGGCACTCCACTTAtctgtgtctcaatttccccatcacTTGGGCTCTACAGGTAAAAAGTGTTATATAAGTGCTAGGTGATGATTATTTACTAGCACTAAACAGGCAAAGCAGAATCCCAACAGGAAAATCCCTCAGTTGTTGCCTCTCAATTTTCTTCCTTAATTTAAGTCTTGTTTAAAGAAGCTAAACCAGAGATCTGGCAACAACAACATCGCACCCTGCTCCATTGGGTTAGGCAGGCCCAGGAACATATTGGTGCTGGCTCATTCTCAAGGGTAACACGCTTGTTGGAGTTTGAAGTCATGCTCCTGTTCCTGTTGGCTTTCAGTTATCTGTTATGATACGCTCGCATTCTTTTGACTCCATAGATTCTTCTCCCTGCTCTCTCGCCTACGATGACAATGGGCACGGTTCAGAGGTGGGAGAAGAAGGTTGGTGAGAAACTCAGTGAAGGAGACTTACTGGCAGAAATTGAAACAGACAAAGCCACGATAGGTGAGAAATCTCTAACCCTGAGAGGGACCATAGATTGTTCTATAACCTCTGGAGAGAGAGTGATCCACAGTAGAGCTTCAAACCAGCCTCTTCTCTTCCAGCTGCAAAGAGCAGTAGGCCTTGGTGCAATGTAAAAGAAGCAATTTAAAGCTATTTCTTGTCCTCTTGTAGTTCTAGGTGATGGAGCTGCTAATAGCAGCTCCCAGCTTTGCATCAGCCCTGTTGTGTTAGACCTGCGGTATGTGGAGACTTCTCCCCATTCAGTGTTGGTTTAAAGATCTGTTAAAAAGTGGCAGGGATTTAGTTACTGAGGGGAGACTGAAAGCATCATCTAGAAGAACTCTTCATTGTGCCAGTGTGTTGAGATTGTGAGACATCAATGCCAACCTTCTGGTTATTTGGTCTTCCCCAGCATTCATCAGTCATTTTCTTTTAAGGCTTTGAAGTGCAGGAAGAAGGTTACCTGGCAAAAATTATGGTGTCTGAAGGAACAAGGGATGTGCCATTAGGAACCCCACTCTGTATCATTGTGGAGAAGGAGTCTGATATTCCAGCATTTGCTGACTACAGGGAGACCGGAGTAGCTGACATCAAACCACAAGCACCACTACCCAGTCCTCCCCCTCCGGTAAAGACTATCTCTGATGGGGAAGAGAAGTGCGGGGGACCATTAGCAGTTGCTAATCTGACCTGAATAATCCTGCTGGTTTGGACCTTGTGAAGCTTGAACTCCAATAATGTGTTTGTGGTTTCATGAGTGGAAGGATAATGTGAGATGGATACAACCTGTTAGCACAAGCTAGTCTATCCTCTGGGAACTGATGGAGGTTGTTCCCTATGTCTGTAATACAGGCCGCTGCCCGTTCTAGTTTTAAATGCCCCAaatggtcctgccatgagggcaggggactggactcgatgacctctcgaggtcccttccagtcctagcatctatgaatctatgaaatgatGGGGATACAAGTCACTTACTGCCCCTTCCTCTGGGAGATGATTCCACAACCTAATCAGTCGCACTCCCAGAAAGGCATTCTGATAGACTAAATAATGTCATCTATTTCTCTGTACCTTCCTAAATAATTCTTCTCCCCCATACCTGTAGTATTATGTTCCACACCTCTGATCCTCACTCTAGCCACATTTCTGCTGATTTAGCCCTCATTCTCTTCCTTAATCTCCTAAATCAGCCCCTGATCACTTTTGTTGCTGATCTGTGAACATTCTCTAGTTGGTTTCTGGTAACCAGATGCCCATATTCTCTTTGCATGTTAAATCTCCTCATACTTATTAAGTGAAACTTTAAGACTTTAGCTGAATGTCTGTGCAGCTAATGACTGTGTCTAACCCATTCTCTTAaggcagcagctcctcctccccagcccactgccccTTCAGCTCCAGCAGTCACATCACCTGGGGCTCCCGCACATAAAGGAAGGGTAATAATTAGCCCCCTGGCGAAGAAATTGGCAGCAGAAAGAGGAATTGACATTGTGCAGGTGAAAGGTGAGTTGCCATTTCCGTTCTTATCCAAGTCTCTGCTGCCCTTAGATATGTGCTGAGCTGTCCATTCCCTCACAGTCCATCGAAAATGTTTTCCGGTCATGGATTACAGCCGAATGTCCAATTGCTGTGCTAAGTGACTGGGTTAGAAAGGGAATGGGTTTCATTTTAACTTGCATTTTCCCAATATGGCATTGCGTGAAATCATCTTACATTTCACATGTCCCTCCACCAGGTACTGGACCAGATGGCAGAATCACGAAGAAAGATATTGAGTCATTTGTGCCTCCAAAGGTTGTCCCTGTGAGTAGGACTGAAATCTGTGAGATCTTGTACTACCGCATTAGTAGTTGTTATGACAGAAGTGTAGAGCTACCTGCTGTTCTTTGGAAGCAGCTGAAGACTGCAACCAGCAGGTGAAGTACGGGCGTTCTGAAGACTGACAGTTGTGCTGGTGATTGGACAGTGTGGAATGTTGTATCTGAAAGTGTTGGGGAGTCAGCATGTGTAGGACTTCAGAAACGTGAGACAAGATGTTCTCCTTTTTTAATTTGTCACTTTGGAATTTTGCTGCAGAAGCACATCCTGCCTCTCCAGGTGtttatatggtccccattaccatagtaacaGAACAGCTGATGGAGTGGCGGAGCCTGGAGGAATGCAGCTTAGGAGGGGAAAATCAAAGGAAGTCAAATATTAAAAACTGAAAGTCTCCTGCAGTCATCCTTACTTTCCAATCATTGTCTGATGGAGTTCTGCTTTGTAGCTGTAACCTTATAGGCTGGTTCCTATCACTAATATTTATTACCAGTCCTTAATTAGAATATAGTAGCTACAGATATCAATACCATATGTTTCATATACCCACAAACACCACATCATTATTAAGGCCTTAACATTTGGGTTTGTGAATCACTTAAAATGCATTAGGGTAGGAAGCTATAGGAGGGGAGTGCCTTCTGCTTATTAAAGAAGGTGACCTGGAAGTGGGGAGAGTAGCCGTGTTTCAGCCATCTGTTTTCCACCACAGCCTTATTCACAGGAGTTATCCCAAAGCTTGTCTCCGTAATGCTGATTTCTAGTTTCTTACAAATCCCAGCTCACATCTGAACaatgtctgtctgtgtctctctttgCATATAGGCCCAGGCAGCTCCTGTTgcacctgcagctccaacagcagcaccacctccTTCAGGCGTCTTCACAGATATCCCCATCAGTAATGTTCGGAGGGTAAGAggttttccttctttctctccctttaAAGAGGAGATTGTATTTACACATAGGAATCTTTCCAGAAACATTAAACATTTAACCACTGTTGACTAAGGTCCCTTTTAACCTGGAGGGCTGAAGAGTAGGGAACCTGGTGGAAGAAGTGATTTAATAGCGCTGGCTTGAGCAAGGCATAGAACTGGCAGGTGTTGAgcaagcttcccccatgcagctTTGCTGATGCACCTCCATTCTGACCTGCGAGGTCTCTCTCTGTCCACAGCTTTGTCAATGCACCTCAGCCCTAGTCTGCAGCAATCCTTCTATCCCAGTTTGCACCTCGAGCAGAGACGGCCAGTTGTGCCAAATCGTGTCATGGTGGTTGATGTACCCAAAAAAAGGGACTAGGGTGAGATCCACCCACATCTCGAGAAATGAAAGTTGAAGCAAAATCCCTCTCTCATTTTTACTGCTATTAGTGATTTATAGTAGGGTGACGTGTCTCTAGGTGTCTGGTGCCTTATAATGGACAACCATTCCTGTTAGCCGAATCTCTCTTTTCTGGTGTAATGAACTTCATTTGAAGGGGAGGGCGAGATCTTCTTGTGGAGGTGCCTTTTATATACAGCAACTGCTTTATTGCGTTTATAAAAATGCATCCATACAACGTTTCTGGCCTCATGTACAATCTCTCTAAAATACAAATAACAGTTAGGACCAATGTCCCCAAAACTAAGATGCTTCCCAAATCACCATAACAAAGTtttcctctgtcccagcccatctGTTCATCTCTCTGCTCCATCCAGCAAAAGCCTAGGAGAATACAAGGAGAGTAGGGGTATAAATTCTAgctgttttaaaaatgcaaaatccTTATATTGGTCTTTTGGCTATTGTCTGCTGTTCAGTGGGCTTTATGTAGCAACTCCAAAGACACTTGGACCAAACCCAATTGTGCTATAATGTGTGCATCGAAGACAGTGGCGTGCATTGTCAGCCCTACTTTTAACTTGGATGGAAACCCATTTTGCAAAGTGTGTTGTGTTTTAATGACCTGCTCTGTTTCCCTTCAGGTCATTGCTCAGCGTTTGATGCAGTCTAAACAAACAATACCTCACTACTATCTATCTATTGATATAAATGTGGGAGAAATACTGGAGCTCAGGAAAGAACTTAATAAGGTAACACTACTGAAGGGTTGTGGTGTGGGTCTGAGCGGACAGGGAGATAACCAGTATGGTGAGCCTCCTGCGTCTGTTCTTCAGTGTTGAGCCAGCTGGACTTGGGAAGAACGGGTTCCTTCGCATCCAAAGTTTGCTGCCTCCTGCTGTTCAGGTCTTGACCCTCTTGTGACAGAGTGTGGAGAAGTCTTATTCATCCAAACACTGCCCATTGTCAACCAGATCACATTGAATCCTAGACAACCTGCACATCTTTCTTTTACTATTGTTGCCTCAGCTAGAAAATAGGATAAAGAGCAGGATCAAACCGTAAACAAGATGCTGCTTCTGAGCCGAGTTTTTTCTTTTGGAGAAATGAAGATAACACATATCCCAAAACTGAATGCTGCTTCTCAGACTACAAGGGGGGAGACGCAAATGTTAAATGGGTTTAAGACACTTTCAGATGTTGTTTCCTCTTAGAGATGTGCCAGATTGACTGTGATAGGATCACGCAGTAAGTGTAAACAGGCCGTGTAGTCTCGTGTTTATGCAAACTAATTCCGTTTTTGTGGTGACTCTAAGGAGTGAGCAAATCACTGATGTTTCAAacctctgtcttctctttacAGGAGGTGTCAGAGAACGTTAAGCTTTCTGTCAATGATTTCATCATTAAAGCTTCAGCTCTGGCATGTGTGAAGGTGCCTGAAGCCAATTCCTCATGGTTGGACACTGTTATCAGGCAGTAAGTATATGGTCCAAATGTAGCTAGTAACTTTATTCATTATGGTGTTAATAGCAAAATGGAGCAATTCTCCCACGCTTTTGGCAGGATCTCATAAAGGCTGGAGGAATGGGAGCAGTTGCAGTGTAAAACTCAAGGGATTCTCAGTACTTCATATACTTTTCTTCATGTGCCCTTGTGAGTGAGGCCTGGGCACTAGATTTAATGGACTTGACAGTAACTACTTGTTTATACAAGGTGGCTTTAATGCTTTCAAAAAAATCTTTGTGTCCTGCTCAAGTAATCTGGGTTGTGTCTCCATTGTGTCTTACAGAAATCATGTAGTGGATGTTAGCATT
The DNA window shown above is from Emys orbicularis isolate rEmyOrb1 chromosome 15, rEmyOrb1.hap1, whole genome shotgun sequence and carries:
- the DLAT gene encoding dihydrolipoyllysine-residue acetyltransferase component of pyruvate dehydrogenase complex, mitochondrial isoform X1 codes for the protein MWRVFARRLAPCAAPRRVPGAAGASPARGARALSGGSLGAAQPPPGRSGPGPRPAGRLLLLREPWPRLVPRRWCSLPPHQKVPLPALSPTMQMGTIARWEKKEGEKISEGDLIAEVETDKATVGFESLEECYLAKILVAEGTRDVPIGSVICITVEKPEFIDAFKNFTLDSAASAAPAASVPPPSAAAPPPPAQPSVQAPGSSYPPHMQILLPALSPTMTMGTVQRWEKKVGEKLSEGDLLAEIETDKATIGFEVQEEGYLAKIMVSEGTRDVPLGTPLCIIVEKESDIPAFADYRETGVADIKPQAPLPSPPPPAAAPPPQPTAPSAPAVTSPGAPAHKGRVIISPLAKKLAAERGIDIVQVKGTGPDGRITKKDIESFVPPKVVPAQAAPVAPAAPTAAPPPSGVFTDIPISNVRRVIAQRLMQSKQTIPHYYLSIDINVGEILELRKELNKEVSENVKLSVNDFIIKASALACVKVPEANSSWLDTVIRQNHVVDVSIAVSTPAGLITPIVFNAHIKGLASISKDVASLAAKAREGKLQPHEFQGGTFTVSNLGMYGIKNFSAIINPPQACILAVGTSENRLVPANNEKGFDVASMMSVTLSCDHRVVDGAVGAQWLAEFKKFLERPTTMLL
- the DLAT gene encoding dihydrolipoyllysine-residue acetyltransferase component of pyruvate dehydrogenase complex, mitochondrial isoform X2, whose amino-acid sequence is MQMGTIARWEKKEGEKISEGDLIAEILLPALSPTMTMGTVQRWEKKVGEKLSEGDLLAEIETDKATIGFEVQEEGYLAKIMVSEGTRDVPLGTPLCIIVEKESDIPAFADYRETGVADIKPQAPLPSPPPPAAAPPPQPTAPSAPAVTSPGAPAHKGRVIISPLAKKLAAERGIDIVQVKGTGPDGRITKKDIESFVPPKVVPAQAAPVAPAAPTAAPPPSGVFTDIPISNVRRVIAQRLMQSKQTIPHYYLSIDINVGEILELRKELNKEVSENVKLSVNDFIIKASALACVKVPEANSSWLDTVIRQNHVVDVSIAVSTPAGLITPIVFNAHIKGLASISKDVASLAAKAREGKLQPHEFQGGTFTVSNLGMYGIKNFSAIINPPQACILAVGTSENRLVPANNEKGFDVASMMSVTLSCDHRVVDGAVGAQWLAEFKKFLERPTTMLL